One part of the Leclercia sp. LSNIH1 genome encodes these proteins:
- a CDS encoding major capsid protein, giving the protein MALTKDFSYVDYSSTYANVPARNRILTNLNIFQRDVTDQFKTSLDILNAQADTIAPAANRFSSEWGSTPKSKAANHLIELPLFPTQDVITAADVQPFRKIGSSLQANVLDAVTAKSLAHYERFAATRERMFAESLFRHRVTDMEYTADGPILDWSEEFGYDQSTGTIYTGVAADPLESLSDEVSAMKRRMGGLASLLKGIYLFAGSNLFKKLRFNPSVRQLVQYGVLDPDGLVFNKEINPAFSYYVLDNVTVVEMSDTEFYGIGADQGFMVPVFEKPLSADQASPFTNLVGPTSRNLELAFADVVDFRIYSSTDAYKNITLSSEFSLLPICYRPDLVTAITNDAS; this is encoded by the coding sequence ATGGCTCTAACAAAAGATTTTTCATACGTCGATTACAGTTCGACCTATGCGAACGTTCCGGCTCGCAACCGTATCTTAACCAACCTGAACATTTTCCAGCGTGACGTTACTGACCAGTTTAAAACCAGTCTGGACATTCTGAACGCTCAGGCTGACACCATCGCCCCGGCAGCGAATCGCTTTTCCAGCGAATGGGGAAGCACACCGAAGTCAAAAGCAGCTAACCATCTGATCGAGCTTCCTCTGTTCCCTACGCAGGATGTGATCACGGCGGCAGACGTCCAACCGTTTCGTAAAATCGGCTCTTCGCTACAGGCCAACGTCCTGGACGCTGTAACTGCTAAAAGCCTGGCTCACTATGAACGCTTCGCTGCGACTCGTGAACGCATGTTTGCTGAAAGCCTGTTCCGTCATCGCGTCACCGATATGGAATACACCGCAGATGGCCCGATCCTGGATTGGTCAGAGGAATTTGGCTATGACCAGAGCACCGGAACCATCTACACGGGGGTTGCTGCTGATCCGTTAGAATCCCTGTCCGATGAGGTCAGCGCCATGAAGCGCCGCATGGGTGGCCTTGCTTCCCTGCTAAAAGGCATCTACCTGTTCGCGGGTTCCAACCTGTTCAAGAAGTTGCGCTTTAACCCATCGGTTCGCCAGCTTGTGCAGTATGGTGTGCTTGATCCTGATGGTCTGGTATTCAATAAAGAGATCAATCCGGCATTCAGCTATTACGTCCTGGATAACGTGACCGTAGTCGAGATGTCCGATACCGAATTCTACGGCATCGGTGCAGATCAGGGCTTCATGGTTCCGGTCTTCGAGAAGCCGTTAAGTGCTGATCAGGCATCACCATTTACCAACCTTGTCGGCCCAACGAGCCGCAACCTTGAGCTTGCCTTTGCTGACGTGGTGGACTTCCGCATCTATAGCAGCACCGATGCGTATAAGAACATTACGCTTTCCAGTGAGTTCAGCCTGTTGCCGATTTGCTACCGCCCGGATCTGGTGACCGCCATCACCAACGATGCTTCGTAA
- a CDS encoding site-specific integrase, with protein MDHKRAKPKDKRDRYLILDPCGVYMVRIAVPAYMAAHFGNKTYFMRSTATRDIRQARLFRDAIALEWYKLRDQLKPVRSGSRVEQILDELRGIGKQAKDTPPTQLNFPAQVQACPSLLAMRDQYILQFSEKRKLTTLSKTNKAVEVLLSHLRKRDIPLKDINRTIVTGWLDKLKCERAPQTIQNYISALAQIWDLARNRYHDAPQDNPWRGHGLEAKSSKVSYEVFTHVELAKVFTALEGDEEMQAVTLIGMYSGMRLNEICSLCVGNIREIEGVLCFEVTEGKTKSAARIIPVHSRIIDLVESLLQKPHNGFLFYRASIIDRADGKRSTWHTQRFTRAKRLALGEVGTERKVFHSLRHEVAQQLDRNQVPEDRIALLMGHERGKTETFKTYSKNAASPVELSRYVEIVNFQVT; from the coding sequence ATGGATCACAAGAGGGCAAAGCCGAAGGACAAACGCGATCGTTATCTGATTCTCGATCCGTGCGGTGTGTACATGGTACGCATAGCTGTCCCGGCATACATGGCGGCACACTTTGGCAATAAAACATACTTCATGAGGTCAACTGCGACTCGCGATATTCGTCAGGCGCGTCTATTCAGGGATGCCATAGCGTTGGAATGGTACAAGCTGCGCGATCAGCTTAAACCAGTACGTTCAGGTTCACGGGTTGAGCAGATCCTTGATGAACTTCGAGGTATTGGCAAACAAGCAAAGGACACACCGCCCACACAATTGAACTTCCCCGCTCAAGTGCAGGCTTGCCCTTCTCTTCTGGCGATGCGGGATCAGTACATTCTGCAATTCAGTGAGAAACGTAAACTGACCACCCTGTCAAAGACGAACAAGGCCGTCGAGGTCTTATTGTCCCACCTTCGCAAGCGCGATATTCCATTGAAAGATATCAACCGAACCATAGTTACTGGCTGGCTGGATAAACTGAAATGCGAGAGAGCGCCCCAGACTATTCAAAACTACATCAGCGCCCTTGCTCAAATCTGGGACTTAGCCCGTAACCGATATCACGACGCACCACAGGATAACCCCTGGCGTGGTCATGGCCTGGAAGCGAAAAGTAGCAAGGTAAGCTATGAGGTTTTCACCCATGTGGAACTGGCGAAGGTCTTCACTGCCCTGGAGGGTGACGAAGAGATGCAAGCGGTTACGCTGATCGGCATGTACAGCGGCATGAGGCTGAATGAAATTTGCTCTTTGTGTGTTGGAAACATCCGCGAGATTGAGGGCGTCCTTTGCTTCGAAGTCACGGAGGGAAAAACCAAATCAGCAGCGCGTATCATCCCGGTTCACAGCCGTATTATTGATCTGGTGGAGTCCCTTCTCCAGAAGCCACATAACGGCTTCCTTTTCTACCGTGCGTCAATCATTGACCGTGCAGACGGCAAGCGCTCAACGTGGCATACGCAGCGTTTTACACGGGCTAAACGGCTTGCGCTGGGTGAAGTTGGAACAGAACGAAAGGTGTTCCACAGCCTGCGCCACGAGGTAGCCCAGCAGTTAGACCGGAACCAGGTTCCAGAGGACAGGATAGCCCTTCTAATGGGCCATGAACGCGGGAAAACGGAGACCTTCAAGACGTACTCAAAAAATGCGGCGTCACCAGTGGAGCTATCAAGATATGTCGAGATTGTTAATTTTCAAGTAACGTGA
- a CDS encoding GNAT family N-acetyltransferase, producing MDEVIQPDLQILPLNQFHNPKRFSSGAEEFQPLKTFLQQDALLFQDGCIAQTYVVVDDNTRVDKSIPQDSFSYKILGYITLTCSQVNLKEYDLGNCARAERYEFLPAVKIARLAVDSKLRASGIGSMLFGYALLMALDDIRPMVGCRFLITDAKRGAMDFYHKQGMELLDTEENQVADHPIMFIDLFTLLEN from the coding sequence ATGGATGAAGTGATACAACCTGACCTACAAATCCTACCTTTAAACCAATTCCATAATCCAAAACGATTTAGTAGCGGTGCCGAAGAGTTTCAGCCGCTTAAAACGTTCCTCCAACAAGATGCACTGTTGTTTCAGGATGGGTGCATAGCCCAGACTTATGTTGTTGTTGATGACAACACGAGAGTAGATAAAAGTATCCCTCAAGATAGTTTTTCATACAAAATTTTGGGATACATTACACTTACTTGTAGTCAGGTTAACTTAAAAGAGTACGATTTAGGTAACTGTGCCCGCGCAGAAAGGTACGAATTTCTACCCGCTGTAAAAATTGCACGTTTGGCTGTTGACTCAAAATTGAGAGCCAGTGGTATAGGTTCCATGCTATTTGGATATGCTCTTTTAATGGCATTGGACGATATCAGGCCGATGGTTGGGTGTAGGTTTTTAATAACTGATGCAAAACGGGGTGCAATGGATTTTTACCATAAACAAGGGATGGAATTGCTTGATACCGAAGAAAATCAAGTAGCAGACCATCCCATCATGTTCATTGATCTCTTCACGTTACTTGAAAATTAA